From Anopheles arabiensis isolate DONGOLA chromosome 3, AaraD3, whole genome shotgun sequence, a single genomic window includes:
- the LOC120901625 gene encoding recQ-mediated genome instability protein 1-like encodes MIQHENNRVQMTKMRLLREYHIKVLDNWLSECVSFCVQENPTISNEGVFQFAFSQWLLADLKEIGTGVLPPGLAQKDEQHTMSGSFPVQMQYLMDISEPAYDQWRALYDKKLDEADDEVQMRKSQAPNVKKRRMLKLELTDGKQTVVAMEHSPIRCLNTKLTPGLKLLLTGPLRCINQVIFLEPRNVRVLGGEVDVLLITNAYENVLLRALNKPANPTPKLDYEEPDVSEARHRANYSAIQSIPMDRKAGGGSNHHLGPNQRAHQRKSPAIVEDDVDDSLLMGIDLDVIESTQPKPEQVPTVSTLMDDDDMDALAVQLVDVPREPEIMHHQVSSTKQSQSSPIARKVAPAPVRRPEPTYEGLIEDDIDVMNALEDQIQSELRGFDRLDEQYDEVAPPRAKKSRPSDEYRQEQGEMETLPQPAASSKSKSPEPAPTTSKKFNQFTTSDLFEDSMDGMDALELNERPTTLSIVSPSYPHRIDGTSLATIDQLMALPEDQRRSGASFVVYCEVEAVTEQPRIRREQWNLSVELTDQSAVRLPVRLHDRVISRMTRHDAAELMRLRKTDRDGVMKLLDRILSELKELLQDIKCFWRVVYEPEPDSAQSGGQSLQPVVMETYEMSEERGAILLEKIIKENCSQLRKLL; translated from the exons ATGATACAGCATGAAAACAATCGCGTACAAATGACGAAAATGCGGCTGCTGCGGGAGTACCACATCAAGGTGCTGGACAACTGGCTGTCCGAGTGTGTGTCGTTCTGTGTGCAGGAAAATCCCACCATTTCCAACGAGGGCGTGTTTCAGTTCGCATTTAGCCAGTGGTTGCTGGCGGATTTGAAGGAGATCGGTACCGGGGTGCTGCCGCCGGGACTGGCCCAGAAGGACGAACAGCACACGATGAGCGGCTCGTTTCCGGTTCAGATGCAGTACTTGATGGACATTT CTGAACCGGCGTACGACCAGTGGAGAGCGCTGTACGACAAAAAGTTGGACGAAGCGGACGACGAGGTGCAGATGAGGAAAAGCCAAGCACCGAACGTAAAGAA ACGAAGAATGCTTAAACTCGAACTGACCGATGGCAAACAAACGGTAGTAGCGATGGAACACAGTCCCATCCGCTGCCTAAACACCAAGCTAACGCCCGGCCTGAAGCTGCTCCTGACCGGTCCGTTGCGCTGCATCAATCAGGTCATCTTTCTCGAGCCGCGCAACGTACGCGTGCTCGGCGGTGAGGTCGATGTGCTGCTGATAACGAACGCGTACGAGAATGTGCTGCTGCGCGCGCTTAACAAACCGGCCAACCCGACCCCCAAGCTGGACTACGAAGAGCCGGACGTGTCGGAGGCTAGGCATCGCGCCAACTACAGCGCAATACAATCGATCCCGATGGACCGGAAGGCGGGCGGCGGCAGCAACCACCATCTGGGGCCAAATCAACGGGCACATCAAAGGAAATCTCCCGCCATCGTGGAGGATGATGTGGACGATTCGCTGCTGATGGGCATCGATCTGGATGTGATCGAGTCGACGCAACCGAAACCGGAACAGGTGCCGACCGTTAGTACACTGATGGACGACGACGATATGGACGCGTTAGCCGTGCAGCTGGTGGATGTGCCGCGGGAGCCGGAAATAATGCACCACCAGGTATCGTCCACGAAACAGTCGCAATCGTCGCCCATAGCCCGTAAGGTGGCGCCAGCGCCCGTACGTCGCCCGGAACCGACGTACGAGGGCTTGATTGAGGACGATATCGATGTGATGAACGCGCTCGAGGATCAAATTCAGAGCGAGCTGAGGGGCTTCGATCGGTTGGACGAGCAGTACGATGAGGTAGCGCCTCCGAGGGCTAAAAAATCCAGACCCTCGGATGAGTATCGACAAGAGCAAGGGGAAATGGAGACACTGCCACAGCCAGCCGCGTCCAGCAAAAGTAAAAGCCCCGAACCGGCGCCCACGACCAGCAAGAAGTTCAACCAATTCACCACCTCAGACCTGTTCGAAGACAGTATGGACGGGATGGACGCGCTCGAGCTAAACGAACGGCCAACCACGCTCAGTATCGTCTCGCCCAGCTACCCGCACCGTATCGATGGTACCAGCCTGGCGACGATCGATCAGCTAATGGCCCTGCCGGAGGATCAGCGCCGCTCGGGCGCTTCCTTCGTGGTGTACTGCGAAGTGGAGGCCGTCACCGAGCAGCCCCGCATCCGCAGGGAGCAGTGGAACCTTAGCGTGGAGCTGACGGACCAGTCGGCCGTACGGTTGCCGGTCCGGCTACACGACCGCGTCATCAGCCGCATGACGCGCCACGACGCGGCGGAGCTGATGCGGCTGCGCAAAACCGATCGCGACGGCGtgatgaagctgctggacAGGATACTGAGCGAGCTGAAGGAGCTGCTGCAGGACATCAAGTGCTTCTGGCGGGTGGTTTACGAGCCGGAGCCGGACTCGGCACAGTCGGGCGGCCAGTCCCTACAGCCGGTGGTGATGGAAACGTACGAAATGAGCGAAGAGCGCGGAGCGATCCTGCTGGAGAAGATCATCAAGGAGAACTGTAGCCAGTTGAGAAAATTGTTATAG